A part of Haloarchaeobius sp. HME9146 genomic DNA contains:
- a CDS encoding ABC transporter ATP-binding protein, which produces MSAISVSGLTKDYGEVLANDDVSFSVAEGEVFGYLGPNGAGKTTTIRTLMGFLEPTAGTASLLGHDIRDEAALIQAKQRIGYLPANPSFDENATGREVLDLHASIKGDTRRAELLELFDPPLDRKIREYSTGNKQKLGLVQAFMHDPDLVIMDEPTAGLDPLMQQRFNEFIRQEKEAGTTIFLSSHVLSEVRRVCDRIGIIREGNIVTVETVSDLLDRSGKFVRLRVASDLAPADVTLDGVHDLSVRPVDGLVTEAPMANGGSVPGSASELTFTYTGDFNSLVDFVDGYDVLELDVEEAPLEQVFMRFYGDDEVVA; this is translated from the coding sequence ATGAGCGCGATCTCGGTGTCCGGTCTGACGAAGGATTACGGCGAGGTGCTCGCCAACGACGACGTGTCGTTCAGCGTCGCAGAGGGCGAGGTCTTCGGGTACCTCGGTCCGAACGGGGCCGGCAAGACGACGACCATCCGGACCCTGATGGGGTTCCTCGAACCGACGGCGGGCACCGCGAGCCTGCTCGGGCACGACATCCGCGACGAAGCGGCCCTCATCCAGGCGAAACAGCGCATCGGCTACCTGCCGGCGAACCCGAGCTTCGACGAGAACGCGACCGGTCGCGAGGTCCTCGACCTTCACGCGTCCATCAAGGGAGACACCCGTCGCGCGGAACTGCTGGAGCTGTTCGACCCGCCGCTCGACCGCAAGATCCGCGAGTACTCGACCGGGAACAAGCAGAAGCTCGGGCTCGTGCAGGCGTTCATGCACGACCCGGACCTCGTCATCATGGACGAGCCGACGGCCGGGCTGGACCCGCTGATGCAACAGCGCTTCAACGAGTTCATCCGCCAGGAGAAAGAGGCGGGGACGACCATCTTCCTCTCCTCACACGTCCTCAGCGAGGTCCGCCGGGTGTGCGACCGCATCGGCATCATCCGCGAGGGGAACATCGTCACGGTCGAGACGGTCTCCGACCTGCTCGACCGCAGCGGGAAGTTCGTCCGGCTCCGCGTCGCGAGCGACCTCGCGCCGGCGGACGTGACCCTCGACGGCGTCCACGACCTGTCGGTCCGACCGGTCGATGGCCTCGTCACCGAAGCCCCGATGGCCAACGGCGGCAGCGTTCCGGGGTCGGCGTCGGAGCTCACGTTCACCTACACGGGTGATTTCAACTCGCTCGTCGACTTCGTCGACGGCTACGACGTGCTCGAACTCGACGTCGAGGAGGCCCCGCTCGAACAGGTGTTCATGCGGTTCTACGGCGACGACGAGGTGGTCGCCTGA
- a CDS encoding phosphotransferase family protein yields the protein MKYDRTVSDETLTRMVQHIEPTWTVSDATPATGGHHIVYLLTVETETGTRDCVLKATPPGKDPMCDVEARMLAIVAANTTMPVPEVFGVVDEHGDLPAPFFLASTLPGEDYQRTELARVADVDLETLARSCGRHLASLHDLDLVSGYGYVGVEYDRPLAGDRPSSNPDQLVVRNPTDDWKSCLRDSVEAIVEGLAETRFDNLVGGVEPALDGRLDRLSGRFDPVVCRIDNSIDNLLVDPETSEVTGFLDWEFQFAGTPAYDLAFVTHSMAGGAWAYVPGVPNHEATIRRGFLDGYREVGPGHVVEQYETHGECYELLALCHAMLNFETVMEQADATDEQRDGAAEALTDAVSVLCENQ from the coding sequence ATGAAGTACGACAGAACCGTCTCCGACGAGACGCTCACCCGGATGGTACAGCACATCGAACCGACCTGGACAGTTTCCGACGCGACGCCCGCGACCGGCGGCCACCACATCGTCTACCTGCTCACCGTCGAGACCGAGACAGGCACACGTGACTGCGTCCTCAAGGCGACACCACCAGGGAAAGACCCAATGTGCGACGTGGAGGCCCGGATGCTCGCCATCGTCGCGGCGAACACGACGATGCCCGTCCCCGAGGTGTTCGGGGTCGTGGACGAGCACGGCGACCTCCCGGCACCGTTCTTCCTCGCGTCGACGCTCCCGGGGGAAGACTACCAGCGGACCGAACTGGCACGCGTCGCCGACGTGGACCTCGAAACGCTCGCGCGCTCGTGCGGCCGCCACCTCGCCAGCCTGCACGACCTCGACCTGGTTTCGGGGTACGGCTACGTCGGCGTCGAGTACGACCGCCCACTCGCGGGCGACCGGCCCAGTTCCAACCCTGACCAGCTGGTCGTCCGCAATCCGACCGACGACTGGAAATCCTGCCTGCGCGACTCCGTCGAGGCCATCGTCGAGGGACTGGCCGAGACGCGTTTCGACAACCTCGTCGGGGGCGTTGAACCGGCGCTCGACGGCCGTCTCGACCGGCTCTCCGGCCGGTTCGACCCGGTCGTCTGTCGCATCGACAACTCCATCGACAACCTGCTCGTCGACCCCGAAACGAGTGAAGTGACCGGATTCCTCGACTGGGAGTTCCAGTTCGCCGGGACGCCGGCCTATGACCTCGCGTTCGTCACGCACAGCATGGCGGGCGGGGCGTGGGCGTACGTCCCCGGCGTGCCGAACCACGAGGCGACCATCCGGCGTGGGTTCCTCGACGGCTATCGCGAGGTCGGACCTGGCCACGTCGTCGAGCAGTACGAAACACACGGCGAGTGCTACGAGTTGCTTGCGCTCTGCCACGCGATGCTCAACTTCGAGACGGTGATGGAACAGGCCGACGCGACCGACGAACAGCGCGACGGAGCAGCCGAGGCTCTCACAGACGCGGTCAGCGTGCTGTGTGAGAACCAGTAA
- a CDS encoding ABC transporter permease, with protein sequence MFELARYHGRRRVKGAGLMTLGLGLMTALYIYMFPTITAAVDLDEYMQAFPPALREAFGTESLGTIEGFLAAELYAFGWVILLGLYMAYAAASLVADDIEHGRMDMTLSLPVSRSRVLLEKFGSMLVPVLVINAAMPVIVFAGVVAIGESISVADLVMVHLLSIPYLLTAAAIGLVTSVVFDRAGIAQRAAMGVVFGLFLIDSVTAGTDFSWLGAIAPQRYYDPGAVLVHSEWDLGGAVLLLAASAVLVLASREYFRRKDIA encoded by the coding sequence ATGTTCGAGCTCGCGCGCTACCACGGCAGGCGCCGGGTGAAGGGAGCCGGGCTCATGACGCTCGGGCTGGGGCTGATGACCGCCCTCTACATCTACATGTTCCCGACCATCACGGCCGCGGTCGACCTCGACGAGTACATGCAGGCGTTCCCGCCGGCACTCCGGGAAGCGTTCGGCACGGAGTCGCTCGGCACCATCGAGGGGTTCCTCGCTGCAGAGCTGTACGCCTTCGGCTGGGTCATCCTCCTCGGGCTGTACATGGCCTACGCCGCGGCGTCGCTCGTCGCGGACGACATCGAGCACGGGCGCATGGACATGACGCTCTCGCTGCCGGTCTCGCGCTCGCGGGTCCTGCTGGAGAAGTTCGGGTCGATGCTCGTCCCGGTGCTCGTCATCAACGCGGCGATGCCGGTCATCGTGTTCGCGGGCGTCGTCGCCATCGGCGAATCCATCTCCGTCGCCGACCTCGTGATGGTCCACCTGCTGTCGATTCCGTACCTGCTCACGGCGGCCGCCATCGGGCTGGTCACCTCGGTCGTCTTCGACCGGGCCGGCATCGCCCAGCGGGCCGCCATGGGTGTCGTGTTCGGCCTGTTCCTCATCGACTCGGTCACCGCTGGGACCGACTTCTCGTGGCTCGGGGCCATCGCACCCCAGCGCTACTACGACCCGGGTGCCGTCCTCGTCCACAGCGAGTGGGACCTCGGGGGCGCTGTCCTCCTGCTCGCCGCCAGCGCGGTGCTGGTCCTGGCGAGCCGCGAGTACTTCCGCCGGAAGGACATCGCATGA
- a CDS encoding TetR/AcrR family transcriptional regulator yields the protein MSGGFSETERERIRERLVEEGRELFSHYGLKKTTIADLTEPVGIATSTFYQFFDSKEELYVEILEREGEEMLPRIIAAFEEHDDPEAAIVGFLTALMDEIETNPLVRRLVVEPQEMQLLRDYHTDEELREGREESLAYFLPYVEAWYEAGEVQGPSPKVVANAIRSVSFLTLHQDDIGDDLYPETRDLVIRAVAKGLTGSHTAR from the coding sequence ATGAGCGGCGGGTTCAGCGAGACCGAGCGCGAGCGCATCCGCGAGCGCCTGGTCGAAGAGGGACGCGAGCTGTTCAGCCACTACGGGCTGAAGAAGACGACCATCGCGGACCTGACGGAGCCCGTCGGAATCGCCACCAGCACCTTCTACCAGTTCTTCGATTCGAAGGAGGAGCTGTACGTCGAGATTCTCGAACGCGAGGGCGAGGAGATGCTGCCTCGCATCATCGCAGCCTTCGAGGAACACGACGACCCGGAAGCGGCCATCGTGGGGTTCCTGACCGCACTGATGGACGAGATAGAGACGAACCCACTGGTGCGCCGGCTCGTGGTCGAACCACAGGAGATGCAGCTGCTGCGGGACTACCACACCGACGAGGAACTGCGCGAGGGCCGCGAGGAATCGCTCGCGTACTTCCTGCCCTACGTCGAGGCGTGGTACGAGGCGGGCGAGGTCCAGGGACCGAGCCCGAAGGTGGTCGCGAACGCCATCCGGTCGGTGTCGTTTCTCACGCTGCACCAGGACGACATCGGAGATGACCTCTACCCCGAGACGCGCGACCTCGTTATCCGGGCGGTCGCGAAGGGGCTTACTGGTTCTCACACAGCACGCTGA